In Marinomonas posidonica IVIA-Po-181, a single window of DNA contains:
- a CDS encoding XylR family transcriptional regulator codes for MFEKRYRLNLVFNANKVYDRQVIEGIGEYLQAAQCDWDVYFEDDFRSRLDGLKHWKGDGIIADFDNPEVEDILKGTQIPTVAVGGSYQRREDYPQLPYVATDNAALVKSAYQHLKRKGLTEFGFYGVPANKYHRWSSERQNAFIDQVSSDGYRPHVYEGYLTSTQIWETAQQGLENWLSDLPKPVGIVAVTDSRARHLLQICDHLNIMVPEHVAIIGIDNENMARYLNRTALSSVEQGCKQMGYEAAKILHRMLLGYQLDKSLVLVDPTGVQERQSSDYRALKDPHVIQAMHFIRHNACRGVKVAQVVDYIGLSRTNLEARFMDEMGCSMHEQLHMTKFSRACELIISTNLPFDEIARTCGYPSVQYMYTVSRKNLGMTPGEYRVSSRLLKEDA; via the coding sequence ATGTTTGAAAAGCGCTATCGCTTAAACTTGGTGTTTAATGCCAATAAGGTCTATGACCGACAAGTCATTGAAGGCATCGGAGAGTATTTACAGGCCGCCCAATGTGACTGGGATGTGTACTTTGAAGATGACTTTCGCAGCCGTTTGGATGGACTCAAACACTGGAAGGGCGACGGCATCATTGCCGATTTTGATAACCCGGAAGTAGAAGACATATTAAAGGGAACTCAAATACCAACGGTAGCGGTTGGTGGCTCCTATCAACGACGGGAAGATTACCCTCAACTGCCTTATGTGGCGACAGATAATGCGGCTTTGGTCAAAAGTGCCTATCAGCATTTAAAGCGTAAAGGTTTAACGGAATTTGGTTTTTATGGTGTGCCAGCCAATAAATATCACCGTTGGTCAAGTGAGCGACAGAATGCTTTTATTGATCAGGTGAGTTCCGATGGCTATCGGCCTCATGTTTATGAAGGCTATTTAACCTCCACTCAAATTTGGGAAACGGCACAACAGGGGTTAGAAAACTGGTTGTCCGATCTGCCTAAACCCGTTGGCATTGTCGCTGTTACGGATTCACGTGCTCGTCATCTTTTACAAATCTGTGACCACCTAAATATTATGGTGCCTGAGCACGTTGCGATTATTGGCATTGATAATGAAAATATGGCGCGTTATCTGAACCGCACTGCTTTGTCATCGGTAGAGCAGGGCTGTAAGCAAATGGGCTACGAAGCGGCTAAAATTTTGCATCGTATGTTACTCGGCTACCAACTTGATAAAAGTTTGGTGTTGGTTGATCCAACTGGGGTGCAAGAGCGTCAATCATCAGACTATCGAGCGTTAAAAGATCCTCATGTTATTCAGGCTATGCATTTTATTCGTCATAATGCGTGTCGTGGCGTAAAAGTGGCGCAAGTGGTTGATTATATAGGTCTTTCAAGAACCAACTTAGAAGCCCGTTTTATGGATGAAATGGGGTGTTCCATGCATGAGCAGTTGCACATGACAAAATTTTCTCGAGCCTGTGAATTGATTATTTCAACCAACTTACCTTTTGATGAAATAGCACGAACTTGCGGTTATCCATCTGTGCAATATATGTATACGGTATCACGCAAAAATTTAGGCATGACACCGGGAGAGTATCGTGTCTCCAGTCGTTTATTAAAAGAAGATGCTTAA
- the xylB gene encoding xylulokinase, with protein MYIGIDLGTSGVKAVLMNKTGQIVATSTAPLSVSRPQALWSEQDPEDWWQATDKAMIELGQEYDLSDVEALSFSGQMHGATLLDSHGEVLRPAILWNDGRSHQACLSLQQRCPDIQAITGNLVMPGFTAPKLVWVQQHEADIFRKIDKVLLPKDYLRYRMTGDFATDVSDASGTLWLDMEQRQWSPLILEACGLTIEQMPSLFEGTQVTGYLKQDMAEHWSIPAVAVVAGAGDNAAGAIGMGIIEPQQTMLSLGTSGVIFSVSEGFVANPAVALHSFAHAVPNTWHSMSVMLSAASCLDWVARLAQFKDVPSALVAASSRTHSNQDSLFFLPYLSGERTPHNDANAKGVFWGMTYETTAADLVQAVLEGVSFALLDGLDAVCSVQKIDSTIDVVGGGARSEYWLQMLADIFARPLVYREGGEVGPALGAARLAAIGVLPEGALSDICRKPDAIKHFDPNPEHADYYQQKRATFQTLYHRVKGL; from the coding sequence ATGTATATCGGCATTGATTTAGGCACTTCTGGCGTAAAAGCTGTGTTAATGAATAAAACAGGTCAGATTGTGGCCACCAGTACCGCGCCCTTATCCGTTTCTCGGCCACAAGCTCTGTGGTCCGAACAAGATCCAGAAGATTGGTGGCAGGCGACAGATAAAGCAATGATCGAACTTGGTCAAGAGTATGATTTATCGGATGTGGAAGCCTTGAGTTTTTCTGGTCAAATGCATGGTGCGACCTTATTAGACAGTCATGGGGAGGTACTCAGACCAGCGATTCTTTGGAATGATGGCCGTTCTCACCAAGCCTGTTTGTCTTTGCAGCAGCGCTGTCCTGATATCCAAGCAATCACAGGTAATTTGGTCATGCCTGGTTTTACCGCACCTAAGTTGGTTTGGGTGCAGCAACATGAAGCGGATATCTTCCGCAAAATTGATAAGGTGTTGTTGCCGAAAGATTACCTTCGATACCGCATGACGGGGGATTTTGCGACCGATGTATCCGATGCCTCGGGTACCTTATGGCTGGACATGGAGCAGAGGCAATGGAGTCCACTCATTCTAGAGGCTTGTGGCCTGACCATTGAACAGATGCCAAGCTTGTTTGAAGGTACACAAGTAACAGGTTATCTCAAACAGGATATGGCCGAACACTGGTCTATTCCTGCGGTGGCCGTTGTGGCAGGGGCGGGTGATAATGCAGCTGGTGCTATTGGCATGGGTATCATTGAGCCGCAACAAACCATGTTGTCACTGGGCACATCCGGGGTGATTTTTTCCGTCAGTGAAGGCTTTGTAGCAAACCCTGCGGTGGCTTTACACAGTTTTGCTCATGCGGTTCCGAATACATGGCACAGTATGTCCGTTATGTTAAGTGCCGCAAGCTGTTTAGATTGGGTCGCAAGATTGGCGCAATTTAAGGATGTGCCATCGGCGTTAGTGGCCGCGTCTAGTCGGACTCACTCGAATCAGGACAGTTTATTCTTTTTACCTTATTTGAGCGGTGAACGAACCCCACATAATGATGCTAATGCGAAAGGTGTTTTTTGGGGAATGACGTATGAGACGACGGCCGCGGATTTGGTCCAAGCTGTGTTAGAAGGGGTGTCTTTTGCTTTGCTTGATGGTTTGGATGCGGTGTGTTCTGTGCAAAAAATTGATTCGACCATTGATGTGGTCGGAGGGGGAGCACGAAGTGAATATTGGCTACAGATGTTGGCTGATATTTTTGCTCGACCTTTGGTTTATCGAGAGGGTGGGGAAGTCGGGCCGGCACTTGGTGCTGCTCGTTTAGCGGCCATCGGTGTGTTGCCCGAAGGGGCTTTATCCGACATTTGTCGTAAACCTGACGCTATTAAACACTTTGATCCTAACCCAGAGCATGCTGATTATTACCAGCAAAAAAGAGCGACATTTCAAACACTGTATCACAGAGTAAAAGGCTTATAA
- a CDS encoding sugar ABC transporter permease has protein sequence MFKTIKTSQLQLLAMIAALLLILVFFSIATEGAFISPRNISNLIRQTAIVGILAIGMVFVIISAEIDLSVGSMMGLLGGIAAILDVWFHFPLFLSIVITMFAGLVLGLFNGWWIAYQNVPSFIVTLAGMLAFRGILVGLTDGVTIAPTSSSLAIIGQSYLPSGWGMSVVALLCLGLIARVFSRRRARQRHGVVNHAAQFEYGKALVAVMVLLSLLAILESYRGIPTPIFIMGVLILVATYIAKRTAFGRRVYAIGGNIEATRMSGVKVEKTKMLVFGFNGVMVAVAALILTSRLGAGSPAAGNMAELDAIAACVIGGTSLAGGIGTVLGAIMGALIMASLDNGMSMLDVPTFWQLIVKGAILLLAVWLDVKTKKQQ, from the coding sequence ATGTTTAAAACAATCAAAACGAGTCAGTTGCAATTACTTGCCATGATCGCAGCGCTGTTACTGATTTTAGTGTTCTTTTCCATTGCGACAGAAGGGGCGTTTATCTCGCCACGTAACATTTCAAATTTAATTCGGCAAACCGCCATCGTGGGAATTTTGGCCATCGGCATGGTGTTTGTCATCATCAGTGCCGAAATCGACTTATCTGTTGGTTCTATGATGGGGTTATTGGGTGGTATTGCTGCGATACTTGATGTCTGGTTTCATTTTCCATTATTTCTGAGCATTGTCATTACCATGTTTGCGGGCCTAGTACTGGGATTGTTCAATGGTTGGTGGATTGCCTACCAAAACGTCCCTTCTTTCATTGTTACCTTAGCTGGCATGCTCGCATTTCGTGGTATTTTAGTGGGTTTGACCGACGGTGTGACGATAGCACCAACCTCCAGTTCATTGGCCATCATAGGTCAAAGCTACTTACCTTCAGGTTGGGGGATGAGTGTGGTTGCTCTGTTATGTTTAGGGCTTATTGCACGGGTATTTTCTCGTCGTCGAGCAAGACAGAGACATGGTGTGGTGAACCATGCCGCTCAGTTTGAATATGGCAAAGCCTTAGTTGCCGTCATGGTTTTACTGTCTTTATTAGCGATACTGGAAAGTTATCGGGGGATTCCGACGCCTATTTTCATTATGGGGGTGCTGATTTTAGTGGCCACCTATATCGCAAAACGAACCGCATTTGGTCGTCGTGTCTATGCGATTGGTGGCAATATTGAAGCCACTCGTATGTCTGGTGTAAAGGTTGAAAAAACCAAGATGCTGGTGTTTGGCTTCAATGGCGTGATGGTCGCTGTGGCAGCCTTAATATTGACGTCGAGACTGGGTGCTGGGTCGCCTGCGGCGGGTAACATGGCCGAATTAGATGCCATTGCGGCATGTGTCATTGGCGGCACCAGCTTAGCAGGCGGCATTGGTACTGTTTTAGGTGCCATTATGGGGGCCTTGATTATGGCCAGTTTGGATAATGGTATGAGCATGTTAGATGTGCCGACATTTTGGCAATTGATTGTGAAAGGTGCCATTCTGTTATTGGCGGTTTGGCTCGATGTGAAGACTAAGAAACAACAATAA
- a CDS encoding xylose ABC transporter ATP-binding protein — MKQDLLSMRGIIKSFSGVRALNGIDIRLAAGDVLSICGENGSGKSTLMKVLSGVWPHGSYEGEIVFAGQEVKAMSIRDTEAQGIVIIHQELALVKELTVMENIFLGNELGPPWRINEESMYQQTLALLSRVNLSISPDTQVSELGVGQQQLVEIAKALNKDVKLLILDEPTSSLTNQEIHILLDIVRSLKEQGIACIYISHKLDEVLALSDWVCVIRDGDHIATRAATELTQNDIIGMMVGREMDQLFPREVHEIGNVILTVNKACARLSGASRPQVDEVSFELREGEILGIAGLIGSGRTELMQCLFGSYPGEYSAEIKVAGQPKVIRSQQAALKAGIAMVPEDRKRHGIVPIMGVGRNMTLPVLDKYQTWFGAIDEQQEHQDIELYLERLKVKTASADLAIKHLSGGNQQKAIIAKYLLTHPNILILDEPTRGIDVGAKYEIYKLMYALVKRGVSIIMVSSELPEVIGISDRVLVMHEGRLKGQFEHQGLTQEMIMNCAIKEGVSNV; from the coding sequence ATGAAGCAAGATTTATTATCGATGCGCGGGATCATAAAAAGCTTTTCTGGTGTGCGTGCATTAAATGGCATTGATATTCGCTTAGCAGCGGGGGACGTGTTGTCTATTTGTGGGGAGAATGGCTCGGGTAAGTCAACCCTGATGAAAGTGTTAAGTGGTGTTTGGCCTCATGGCAGTTATGAGGGGGAAATCGTTTTTGCTGGTCAAGAAGTAAAGGCCATGAGCATTCGTGATACTGAGGCACAAGGTATTGTGATTATTCATCAGGAGCTGGCCTTAGTAAAAGAGTTGACCGTGATGGAAAACATCTTTCTGGGGAATGAGTTGGGGCCCCCATGGCGCATTAACGAAGAAAGTATGTATCAACAAACCCTTGCATTACTGTCCCGCGTTAATCTATCCATTTCACCGGATACTCAGGTAAGTGAACTAGGAGTCGGGCAACAGCAACTGGTTGAAATAGCGAAAGCACTGAATAAAGACGTTAAATTATTGATCTTGGATGAGCCTACCTCCTCTCTCACTAACCAAGAAATTCACATCCTCCTGGACATCGTTCGCAGCCTTAAAGAGCAAGGCATTGCCTGTATTTACATTTCTCATAAATTGGATGAAGTTTTGGCGCTCTCCGATTGGGTGTGCGTCATTCGAGATGGAGACCATATTGCCACCCGTGCGGCCACCGAATTAACTCAAAATGACATTATTGGCATGATGGTGGGGCGTGAAATGGATCAACTGTTTCCTCGTGAGGTCCACGAAATAGGGAATGTTATTTTAACGGTTAATAAAGCTTGCGCACGTTTATCAGGGGCCAGTCGGCCTCAGGTGGATGAGGTGAGTTTTGAGCTACGTGAAGGCGAAATTTTAGGCATTGCTGGCTTAATTGGTTCTGGTAGAACCGAGTTGATGCAGTGTTTATTTGGTTCGTATCCAGGAGAGTATTCAGCAGAGATTAAAGTGGCTGGTCAACCAAAAGTGATTCGTTCACAACAAGCGGCGTTAAAAGCCGGCATTGCAATGGTGCCTGAGGATCGAAAACGGCATGGTATTGTGCCGATCATGGGAGTTGGTCGAAACATGACGTTACCCGTATTAGACAAATATCAAACTTGGTTTGGGGCGATTGATGAACAGCAAGAACATCAAGATATTGAACTTTACCTTGAACGATTGAAAGTCAAAACTGCGTCTGCTGACTTAGCCATTAAGCACCTTAGTGGAGGCAATCAACAAAAGGCCATCATTGCGAAATACTTATTAACGCATCCTAATATTTTGATCTTAGATGAACCAACACGGGGCATTGATGTGGGGGCCAAATATGAGATTTATAAGCTCATGTATGCGCTTGTCAAACGTGGCGTTTCCATCATTATGGTGTCGTCCGAATTACCCGAGGTGATTGGTATTAGTGATCGAGTGTTAGTGATGCATGAAGGTCGTTTAAAAGGCCAATTTGAACATCAAGGATTAACTCAAGAAATGATCATGAATTGCGCGATTAAAGAAGGTGTTTCCAATGTTTAA
- the xylF gene encoding D-xylose ABC transporter substrate-binding protein → MKKILSVSLLATACAVASIPTWAAGEKIGLLMSDLRLERWQKDRDLFTEAAEKMGAKVYTQSANGDVSTQISQVENMISRGVDVLVIVPENGEVLSNVLDEAKAEGIKVLAYDRLIKFADIDLYVSFDNIRVGEMQAEALLKNKPTGRYFLMGGSPTDNNAKMFRQGQMNVLQPAIDDGQIQIVGDQWAMGWSAEAALNIMENALTANANKIDAVVASNDSTAGGAIQALAAQGLSGDVVISGQDADLAAMRRIVKGTQTMTVYKPIAKLATTSAEMAVKLARGESIQTNGQINNGSKDVDAVLLTPIAVTKGNLDATVIADGFHSKSDIYNP, encoded by the coding sequence ATGAAAAAAATCCTATCAGTAAGTTTACTGGCCACTGCTTGTGCTGTGGCATCCATACCAACTTGGGCGGCAGGTGAAAAAATTGGTCTGCTCATGTCTGATTTACGTTTAGAACGTTGGCAGAAGGACCGTGATTTGTTTACTGAGGCGGCTGAAAAAATGGGCGCTAAAGTTTACACCCAATCCGCTAATGGCGATGTCAGTACTCAAATTTCTCAAGTTGAAAACATGATTTCTCGTGGTGTTGATGTTTTAGTTATCGTGCCAGAAAACGGGGAAGTATTGAGTAATGTGCTGGACGAAGCTAAAGCTGAAGGCATTAAAGTGCTGGCATACGATCGCTTGATTAAATTCGCCGACATTGATTTGTATGTGTCTTTTGACAACATCCGTGTTGGCGAAATGCAAGCCGAAGCCCTTCTGAAAAATAAGCCTACAGGACGCTATTTTCTAATGGGCGGTTCGCCTACCGACAACAACGCTAAAATGTTTCGACAAGGTCAAATGAATGTTCTTCAGCCGGCTATTGATGATGGCCAAATTCAGATTGTAGGTGACCAGTGGGCCATGGGATGGTCAGCAGAAGCCGCGCTGAATATTATGGAAAATGCGTTGACAGCAAACGCCAATAAAATTGATGCCGTGGTGGCTTCTAACGATTCCACCGCAGGTGGTGCGATTCAAGCATTAGCAGCGCAAGGGCTCAGTGGCGATGTGGTGATTTCTGGGCAAGATGCGGATTTGGCCGCCATGCGACGTATCGTAAAAGGGACACAAACCATGACGGTTTATAAGCCGATCGCCAAATTGGCGACAACCAGTGCCGAAATGGCGGTGAAATTGGCTCGTGGTGAAAGCATTCAAACGAATGGGCAGATCAATAACGGCTCAAAAGACGTTGATGCTGTGTTGTTAACGCCGATTGCTGTTACGAAAGGCAACCTTGATGCCACAGTCATTGCTGACGGCTTCCACTCTAAAAGTGATATTTATAACCCGTAA
- a CDS encoding GGDEF domain-containing protein produces MKGFIIRVSRHYRRVLLQSFSDKEYSYQRYLAAFFGLIGSVISFAMGINSILIDLFGLAISLFATSLLLFLSFLLLMSDKYVRYHNGIKYMALVALLSLGAYLIHSGGVDNSGPLWIYIFPSVIFAFCGFKIGIMINVVFCAILILILYTPDNYFLSTLYPVAFKSRLVLSFSTTVALSAFYEATRHNSYLKMKRLKVKFEQESQIDELTHLPNRRGMRKKLREAYRKAITSNQVFTLAVFDIDHFKNVNDCFGHEIGDEVLKHVSDVLSDGIREQDILSRWGGEEFLLLLPNTNGEEAFPLLEEMRKLIEKSHYHKANEVITITFSIGYCEMSDTVSLSEMIHLADVSLYKAKQTGRNKVLAHG; encoded by the coding sequence ATGAAGGGGTTTATTATTAGAGTGTCTCGTCATTATCGTCGGGTATTATTACAGAGTTTTAGCGATAAAGAGTATTCTTATCAACGCTATTTAGCGGCTTTTTTTGGCTTAATTGGTTCCGTTATTTCCTTCGCGATGGGCATTAATTCCATTCTTATCGATTTGTTCGGCTTAGCGATTTCTTTATTTGCCACCAGCCTTTTGTTGTTTTTATCCTTTTTATTATTGATGTCAGACAAGTATGTGCGCTATCACAATGGGATAAAATACATGGCGCTGGTTGCCTTGTTGTCATTGGGGGCGTATCTCATACATTCGGGTGGTGTCGACAACAGTGGGCCTTTGTGGATATACATTTTTCCATCTGTGATCTTTGCTTTTTGCGGTTTTAAGATAGGTATTATGATCAATGTGGTCTTTTGCGCCATTTTGATCTTGATACTGTATACCCCTGATAACTACTTCTTGAGCACCCTTTATCCCGTAGCTTTTAAGTCAAGATTAGTGCTCTCATTTTCGACAACGGTTGCGTTATCAGCATTTTACGAAGCGACAAGACATAACTCTTATTTGAAAATGAAACGTTTAAAAGTCAAATTTGAGCAAGAATCTCAGATAGACGAATTAACGCATTTGCCGAATCGAAGAGGGATGCGCAAAAAGTTAAGGGAAGCGTATCGTAAAGCGATAACGTCTAATCAAGTTTTTACCCTTGCTGTGTTCGACATTGATCACTTTAAAAATGTGAATGACTGTTTTGGTCATGAGATTGGGGATGAGGTTCTGAAACATGTTAGCGATGTGTTGAGTGATGGCATTCGTGAGCAGGATATTTTGTCTCGCTGGGGAGGAGAGGAGTTTTTACTGCTATTGCCTAATACAAATGGAGAAGAGGCTTTTCCATTATTAGAAGAAATGCGAAAGCTGATAGAAAAATCCCATTATCACAAGGCAAATGAGGTCATCACTATTACCTTCAGTATCGGGTATTGTGAGATGTCTGACACTGTGAGCTTATCTGAGATGATTCATTTAGCCGATGTCAGTTTATACAAAGCCAAGCAAACGGGCCGAAATAAAGTTTTAGCTCATGGGTAA
- a CDS encoding ABC transporter permease subunit translates to MTKSFDPMESVDQLSRRSKPNSATKTTILSRFTNLFAAGPVKPGESYGAPGQGKSLAISLLTTFLLIFIWYLATQLQWVKPLFLPSPVAVVQRFWEVATQGFANATLIEHTGWSMMRVFSAFVLALLTAVPIGIFMGVNRVVRGLFDPIIEFYRPLPPLAYLPLVIIWLGIGEVSKVVLIYLAIFAPMALSARAGVKSVAIEQIHAAYSMGATRWQVIRHIILINALPEILTGMRIGIGFGWTTLVAAEMVAAQAGLGFMVLNAAEFLVTDVVIMGIIVIGIIAYLFDLFMRYLERKLVPWKGR, encoded by the coding sequence ATGACCAAATCATTTGATCCAATGGAATCTGTCGATCAACTTAGTCGCCGTTCTAAGCCAAATTCTGCAACTAAAACGACTATTCTGAGCCGTTTTACCAATTTATTTGCCGCAGGGCCAGTGAAACCCGGTGAGTCTTATGGCGCACCGGGCCAAGGAAAAAGCCTCGCTATTAGCTTGTTAACGACATTTTTGCTGATCTTTATATGGTATCTAGCGACTCAGCTACAGTGGGTGAAACCTTTGTTCCTTCCTTCTCCCGTCGCGGTAGTGCAAAGATTTTGGGAAGTTGCCACGCAAGGTTTTGCTAACGCGACCCTGATAGAGCATACCGGCTGGAGTATGATGCGGGTCTTTTCTGCGTTTGTTCTCGCGTTACTCACGGCCGTTCCTATTGGTATTTTTATGGGGGTAAACCGTGTTGTTCGAGGATTATTTGATCCTATTATTGAATTTTATCGTCCATTACCGCCTCTAGCTTACTTGCCATTGGTCATTATTTGGTTGGGTATTGGGGAAGTCTCAAAAGTTGTGTTGATATACCTAGCGATTTTTGCCCCTATGGCGTTGAGTGCCAGAGCTGGTGTGAAATCGGTAGCAATAGAGCAAATTCACGCCGCCTATTCGATGGGGGCAACACGATGGCAGGTCATTCGTCACATTATTTTGATTAATGCGTTGCCAGAAATTTTGACTGGGATGCGCATCGGGATTGGATTTGGCTGGACAACATTGGTGGCGGCGGAAATGGTCGCGGCTCAAGCCGGATTAGGATTCATGGTACTCAACGCGGCAGAATTTCTGGTCACGGATGTGGTGATCATGGGCATTATTGTTATCGGCATTATTGCGTATTTATTCGATCTTTTTATGCGTTATTTAGAACGTAAATTGGTGCCTTGGAAGGGACGTTAA
- a CDS encoding taurine ABC transporter ATP-binding protein — protein sequence MSRLQIHDVSVRYPGMNGGDTVTALSGINFQIEPGEFVVALGASGCGKTTLLNLMAGFIQPSDGYLTLGDSQVFGLPRVAVGVELNDQITGPGKERGVVFQKHALLPWLNVLENTAFGLKLQGVGLKERHARASEYLKLVGLEDFHKHPVYQLSGGMQQRVGIARALTNDPRMLLLDEPLGALDALTREVLQELLLEVWQQTQKMMFFITHSVEEALFMASRLIIMSPRPGRITHDFSLDFNKVFLDTRDARKVKSMPEFIAMREKVLGIIHGDEAVNGGAH from the coding sequence ATGAGCCGATTACAGATTCATGATGTGTCCGTACGTTATCCCGGAATGAACGGTGGCGATACGGTCACCGCTTTATCAGGCATTAATTTTCAGATTGAGCCAGGCGAATTTGTCGTCGCATTAGGGGCGTCAGGTTGTGGTAAGACGACCTTACTCAATTTGATGGCTGGTTTTATCCAACCGAGTGATGGCTATTTAACCCTTGGTGACAGTCAAGTGTTTGGCTTGCCTCGTGTGGCCGTCGGAGTTGAGCTAAACGATCAAATTACAGGGCCAGGCAAAGAGCGTGGCGTGGTGTTTCAAAAGCATGCTTTGTTGCCTTGGCTAAATGTATTGGAAAACACCGCTTTTGGTTTGAAACTGCAAGGTGTTGGGTTAAAAGAGCGCCATGCCAGAGCGAGTGAGTATCTGAAGTTAGTTGGCTTAGAAGATTTTCATAAACACCCAGTGTATCAACTGTCTGGTGGCATGCAGCAACGTGTTGGGATTGCCAGAGCATTAACCAATGATCCTAGAATGCTGCTATTAGATGAGCCGCTAGGGGCGCTGGATGCCTTGACACGAGAAGTATTGCAAGAGCTGTTATTGGAAGTGTGGCAGCAAACTCAGAAAATGATGTTTTTCATCACCCATAGTGTAGAAGAAGCTTTGTTTATGGCTTCTCGCTTAATCATTATGTCACCTCGACCAGGCCGAATTACCCATGATTTTTCTTTGGATTTTAATAAGGTGTTTCTAGACACCCGAGATGCTCGAAAAGTGAAGTCTATGCCTGAATTTATTGCCATGAGAGAGAAAGTTTTAGGCATTATTCATGGTGACGAAGCGGTAAATGGAGGAGCTCACTAA
- the tauA gene encoding taurine ABC transporter substrate-binding protein: MNVKQITKLAQKSLGLSVLMSSLCLSQFAKAETITIGYQGMMNPWKSVIAEKKLESTTGMEVEWRRFDSGAKVITAMASGDIDIATAGSSPIAAAVNRGLDIELVWILENINDAEALVVRDGSGIASPQDLKGKKIGVPFVSTTHFHMLFALEQFGLTDKEVNLINMQPNAIAAAWERGDIDGAFIWDPALGRIKQSGQVLISSGELSRWGKATFDGMVINKSFGEEHPETVAQLIKLISDVDSEYRATKGSLTADSSLVKNIAKMTGGQAENVPGVLALYDFPTLAEQTSCTWLGCGNEGGAAKALMFTSEFLKQEGKVPALADDYSVFVNPSFAEAAADL; encoded by the coding sequence ATGAACGTGAAGCAAATAACCAAACTGGCCCAAAAAAGTCTCGGTTTATCTGTATTAATGAGTAGTTTGTGTCTGTCGCAATTCGCAAAAGCCGAAACCATTACCATCGGCTACCAGGGTATGATGAACCCTTGGAAATCAGTGATCGCTGAAAAAAAGCTAGAGAGTACGACAGGAATGGAAGTGGAATGGCGTCGATTTGACTCTGGTGCTAAGGTCATTACCGCTATGGCATCCGGTGATATTGACATTGCAACCGCAGGATCCAGTCCAATCGCCGCTGCGGTTAACCGTGGACTGGACATTGAACTAGTGTGGATTCTTGAAAACATTAATGACGCAGAAGCGCTCGTCGTTCGTGATGGTTCAGGTATTGCATCACCGCAGGACTTAAAAGGTAAAAAAATCGGTGTGCCATTTGTATCAACAACGCATTTTCACATGTTATTTGCACTAGAACAATTTGGCTTAACGGACAAAGAGGTGAATTTAATTAACATGCAGCCTAATGCAATCGCTGCGGCTTGGGAGCGAGGAGACATAGACGGTGCTTTTATTTGGGACCCAGCTTTAGGGCGCATCAAACAGTCTGGTCAAGTGCTTATTAGTTCCGGAGAACTCAGTCGTTGGGGCAAAGCGACATTTGATGGCATGGTAATTAATAAGTCCTTTGGTGAAGAGCACCCAGAGACTGTTGCTCAACTGATTAAGTTGATATCCGACGTTGATTCTGAATATCGCGCGACCAAAGGTTCTTTGACGGCTGACTCTTCCTTGGTGAAAAACATTGCCAAGATGACGGGAGGGCAAGCCGAAAATGTACCGGGTGTACTGGCTCTGTACGACTTTCCAACTTTAGCCGAGCAAACTAGTTGTACTTGGCTCGGGTGTGGAAACGAAGGTGGTGCTGCTAAGGCATTGATGTTTACCTCCGAATTTCTTAAGCAAGAAGGCAAAGTACCGGCTCTTGCGGACGATTACAGTGTCTTTGTGAACCCTTCTTTTGCTGAAGCCGCTGCAGACCTTTAA